The segment GCCCACGGCGAAGACGCTTGGAAACAGCGCCCAGCAGCCGTGGTAGCAGTCGGTTCACACCGTCATCCACAACTTGTCCACAGCCTCGCCGAACACATCTCCACCGTCGGCCGGCTACCACTTCTGGGTGTCCTGTCCTCCCACCGAGTGAGCGAAACCGGTCACCGAGGCAACAGCGCCCAGCGCGTCCGAACGCTCCACGAAGCCTTCTCCGTCCCACAATCCGTAGCCGTCGAACTACCCAACCTCCCCGGCCCCATCCTGCTGGTGGACGACCTGGTCGACTCCGGCTGGACCATGTCCCTGGCCGGCCGCACCCTCCGCCAGGCCGGCGCCTCCGCCATCCTCCCGCTGGCCCTGGCCGTAGCCGGCTGACCAACCTCACCAGCCCACCAGCCCACCAGCCCACCAGCCCATGAGCCATGAGCCGCCCGCCCGCCTGCCCCAGCCAAGTGGAGGCTCGGAGCGGCCGGTGGAGGGTCAGGGCTTGCCGAGGATGGCGTTTCGGGTTGGGCGGCGGTCGATCTCCATGAAGCGGTGGGCGCCTTCCAGTTCGGCGAAGCCGGAGCGGCGGTAGACCTCCTGGGCGTCCTTCGTGGCCAGCAGGAAGCGCTGGATGCCGCGCGCCGACAAGGTTTCCACGATGCTGTCGATCAGCCATGTGCCCAGGCCGCGGCCGCGGTGGGCGGTGTCGACGAAGACGTCGCAGATCCATACGAACGTGGCGCCGTCGGTTACTGCTCGGGCGAAGGCGACCTGTTC is part of the Actinoplanes sp. NBC_00393 genome and harbors:
- a CDS encoding GNAT family N-acetyltransferase, which produces MTELERGEYLLTDDPRRVDLKRVHRWLSEESYWAAGRPHDIVARSIEGSLPFTVLHHGEQVAFARAVTDGATFVWICDVFVDTAHRGRGLGTWLIDSIVETLSARGIQRFLLATKDAQEVYRRSGFAELEGAHRFMEIDRRPTRNAILGKP